One Vallitalea pronyensis genomic region harbors:
- a CDS encoding ferritin family protein, whose product MMNQANVQEILRFAITIEEEGVTFYNKYSELAKGDMKKLLLTLASDEKAHAEVFQQMLDELDTSVDDYLFQEEVDSYFRFYANHVAFNRRKEKLTSIIEVLKVAIETEKITTEFYRGLIPKTSDDKVLAILNRLVDEETKHQHVLEDYLKTVM is encoded by the coding sequence ATGATGAATCAAGCCAATGTACAAGAAATACTTCGATTCGCTATTACAATCGAAGAAGAAGGGGTTACCTTCTACAACAAATACAGTGAACTTGCTAAAGGCGATATGAAAAAGCTTCTCTTAACACTTGCATCAGATGAAAAAGCTCATGCTGAAGTTTTCCAGCAGATGCTTGATGAACTGGATACCTCCGTAGATGATTATCTGTTTCAAGAAGAAGTGGATTCTTATTTTCGTTTTTATGCAAACCACGTAGCATTTAATCGTCGAAAAGAAAAGTTAACATCCATAATAGAAGTACTGAAGGTCGCTATTGAAACGGAGAAAATAACCACAGAATTTTATAGAGGTCTTATTCCAAAAACATCGGATGATAAAGTCCTTGCCATTTTAAACCGCTTAGTGGATGAAGAAACGAAGCATCAGCATGTTCTTGAAGATTATCTCAAGACTGTTATGTAG
- a CDS encoding S41 family peptidase, producing the protein MKRIMTLMLILMMSLNMYAPAYAKENDQQIENKRLSVKQLHEDFEHLTKTLEEVHPNLYASYGKNKLESQRLNIKKQLSQPMTILEYYTLIAPFISLVQDGHTSIVRPKALINQAIEDSKVFPLVTEIRDNKMYVIGCLENHIILPLGAEITAIEDIHVKEIITTLKKYVVGTRDAYREGQLEEALYDLLWLHYHVEDTFHVTYKWKGKVNHKKITGVSKDMVDRYFKSKFNDQKTYTYRILNNDICYLDINRFKEPYAFEGFLKDMFQTMKDKHIDNLIVDIRDNPGGVDRLGTELISHLYDKPFSQVSRVDIKVSEQTNSAYGKIGDILSQKPKMVFNQHLSNTFDGRLCLLTNRNSFSAASMFASAIKDYHLGIVIGEETGGLATQYGNIYFFNLPHSQLKVCVSSKYIVRPNGEETKRGVQPHYQVTQSVKDRINHQDTVLAFAKDYLYHEYDKEYNQLGYNVGEAFTYIKLDHSDYQTSIEAIYTMYDTYQYDLIYDMLSDDNQKIIPKDMMKAFIDERNKELSQFGGYQKITLSEGWGIKEDETLIRYAFKGYLVYEKKTIPFEILLDETKRIESDKIDI; encoded by the coding sequence TTGAAAAGAATAATGACTTTAATGCTCATTTTAATGATGAGCTTGAACATGTATGCACCTGCATATGCTAAAGAAAATGACCAACAAATAGAAAATAAACGTCTTAGTGTGAAACAGCTCCATGAAGACTTTGAGCATTTAACCAAAACCTTAGAGGAAGTTCACCCTAATTTATATGCTTCATATGGGAAAAATAAACTTGAAAGTCAACGTCTTAATATAAAAAAACAGTTGAGTCAACCCATGACCATACTTGAATATTACACCTTAATAGCTCCTTTCATAAGCTTAGTTCAAGATGGCCATACAAGTATCGTTCGACCAAAAGCGTTGATTAATCAAGCCATAGAGGACAGCAAAGTATTTCCACTGGTCACCGAAATACGTGATAATAAAATGTATGTTATTGGTTGTCTAGAGAATCACATCATCCTGCCACTTGGGGCAGAAATAACAGCCATTGAGGACATTCACGTGAAAGAGATCATAACGACACTAAAAAAATATGTTGTAGGCACCCGAGATGCGTACCGAGAAGGACAATTAGAGGAAGCCCTATATGATTTATTGTGGTTGCACTATCATGTGGAAGATACATTCCATGTTACCTATAAATGGAAAGGAAAAGTAAACCATAAAAAAATAACAGGTGTATCAAAAGACATGGTTGACCGTTATTTCAAGAGTAAGTTCAATGACCAAAAGACATATACCTATCGCATACTGAATAATGATATTTGTTATTTGGATATCAACCGATTTAAAGAGCCTTATGCCTTTGAAGGCTTCTTAAAGGACATGTTTCAGACCATGAAAGACAAGCACATTGACAACTTGATTGTAGATATTCGGGATAATCCAGGGGGAGTAGACCGGTTGGGGACAGAACTCATATCCCATCTATATGATAAGCCATTCTCTCAAGTGAGTCGTGTGGATATAAAGGTATCCGAGCAAACGAACTCAGCTTATGGAAAGATAGGCGATATCCTGTCACAGAAGCCTAAAATGGTATTTAATCAACATCTGAGCAATACATTTGATGGTCGGTTATGTTTACTGACGAATCGTAACAGTTTCTCAGCAGCAAGTATGTTCGCTTCTGCCATTAAAGACTATCATCTAGGCATTGTAATCGGGGAAGAAACAGGAGGTCTAGCTACTCAGTACGGTAATATTTACTTTTTTAACCTACCTCACTCCCAATTAAAGGTGTGTGTATCATCCAAGTACATCGTAAGACCTAACGGTGAAGAAACCAAAAGAGGCGTTCAACCCCATTACCAAGTGACACAATCTGTAAAAGACCGAATCAATCATCAGGATACCGTATTGGCATTTGCAAAAGACTATTTATATCATGAGTATGACAAAGAATATAATCAGTTGGGTTACAATGTAGGCGAGGCATTTACATATATAAAGCTGGATCATTCTGACTATCAAACATCTATTGAAGCCATCTATACCATGTACGATACCTATCAGTACGATTTAATCTATGACATGTTATCCGATGACAATCAAAAAATTATCCCCAAAGACATGATGAAAGCATTTATAGATGAAAGGAATAAAGAATTATCCCAGTTTGGTGGGTATCAAAAGATAACCTTATCCGAAGGATGGGGAATCAAAGAAGATGAAACCCTTATACGTTATGCCTTCAAAGGTTATTTAGTATACGAGAAAAAAACCATACCTTTTGAAATTCTACTGGATGAAACAAAACGTATTGAATCGGATAAGATAGATATCTAG
- a CDS encoding winged helix-turn-helix transcriptional regulator has translation MKEKDVYKNSFDECSLTYALSVIGGKWRLPILWALNQQGPVRYNELKRSIHGITNMMLTQSLKELESYHIIHRQQYLEVPPRVEYSLTEHGESLMPTLKALAKWGKNVKNSLS, from the coding sequence ATGAAGGAAAAAGATGTCTACAAAAATAGTTTTGATGAGTGTTCATTAACCTATGCACTGAGTGTCATCGGTGGAAAATGGCGTTTACCCATTCTGTGGGCTTTGAATCAACAAGGTCCTGTCAGGTACAATGAACTGAAAAGGAGCATCCATGGCATCACAAATATGATGCTGACTCAATCACTTAAAGAACTGGAATCCTATCATATCATACATCGTCAACAGTATCTGGAAGTTCCCCCAAGAGTAGAATATTCCTTGACAGAGCATGGAGAAAGTCTTATGCCAACCCTTAAAGCTTTGGCAAAGTGGGGAAAAAACGTAAAAAATAGTCTATCATGA
- a CDS encoding L-rhamnose mutarotase, producing MKRYGTVIKVKPDKLETYKKLHAEVWPDVLNMIKRCHIQNYSIYYKDGYLFSYYEYTGTNYEADMAKMAADPITQKWWACCKPCQEPLETRKEGEWWAVMEEVFHQD from the coding sequence ATGAAACGATATGGCACAGTCATAAAAGTTAAACCCGATAAACTTGAAACCTATAAAAAACTGCATGCGGAAGTATGGCCAGATGTATTGAACATGATCAAAAGATGTCACATACAGAACTATTCTATTTATTATAAGGATGGTTACTTATTTAGTTATTATGAATACACAGGAACCAACTACGAAGCAGATATGGCCAAAATGGCAGCTGACCCTATTACACAAAAGTGGTGGGCATGCTGTAAGCCTTGCCAAGAACCTCTAGAAACAAGAAAAGAAGGGGAATGGTGGGCTGTAATGGAAGAAGTCTTTCATCAAGATTAA
- a CDS encoding carbohydrate ABC transporter permease — protein sequence MKRIKGSFKYIFLSIASLISVFPFIWMVIGATNTATDIIKGKMTPGLEAVNNVKMLLEMVDLPLVLWNSAKIAIISTVLLLLIASLAGYGFEIYRSKIKDKVYGGLLLTMMIPFAALMIPLFRMFTKMGLLDSHTAVILPTIATVFMIFFFRQNTKSFNRELIQAARVDGLKEYQTFFYIYVPTMKSTYAAAGIIAFMTSWNNFLWPLIILQTDGKKTITLVISSLSSAYFPEYGVIMVAIVIATLPTILIFFLLQKRFVEGMLGSVK from the coding sequence ATGAAAAGAATTAAAGGAAGTTTTAAATATATATTTCTTTCCATTGCTTCACTGATATCCGTCTTTCCTTTTATATGGATGGTGATAGGTGCCACCAATACAGCAACGGATATCATTAAGGGAAAAATGACACCAGGCCTAGAAGCCGTCAATAATGTTAAGATGTTGTTAGAGATGGTTGACCTGCCTTTGGTCTTATGGAACTCTGCAAAAATCGCTATCATTTCCACGGTTTTACTGTTACTCATAGCATCCTTAGCAGGTTATGGGTTTGAAATTTATCGTTCTAAGATTAAAGATAAAGTATACGGTGGCTTGTTGTTAACCATGATGATACCTTTTGCTGCTTTAATGATCCCTTTATTCAGGATGTTTACAAAGATGGGTTTACTTGATAGCCACACAGCTGTTATATTACCCACCATCGCCACTGTGTTTATGATCTTTTTCTTTAGGCAAAATACCAAATCCTTTAATCGAGAATTGATTCAGGCGGCAAGAGTAGACGGACTAAAAGAGTACCAAACGTTTTTTTATATCTATGTACCAACCATGAAATCCACATATGCAGCTGCCGGCATCATTGCTTTTATGACAAGTTGGAATAATTTCCTATGGCCGTTGATTATCTTGCAGACAGATGGTAAAAAAACCATTACCTTGGTGATATCATCATTATCATCTGCCTATTTTCCTGAGTATGGTGTCATCATGGTTGCCATTGTTATTGCCACATTACCAACCATATTAATTTTCTTCTTATTACAAAAGAGATTTGTAGAAGGTATGCTTGGATCGGTTAAATAA
- a CDS encoding glycoside hydrolase family 2 protein — MREKLRLNNNWQYIPNYIEGMEKVKQWQSYELVHLPHSNIELPYHYFDEKLYQFISCYRLPIQVDKKYTHKIGILRFEGVMAYAKVFVNGDYIGEHKGGYTPFEFDISHALVFGKENMLTVIVDATEREDIPPFGGQIDYLTYGGIYRQVSLTFYDKLYIQNAQIKTNKLYQDKKELEIDVYTHNQTALETVGEFKLVMTDDHNHVVYEGNKQLDIGKDIQKGHLVFEDITDIQLWDIHNPKLYTVSLTLLGDTYEDTFTTKIGFRECKFKEDGFYLNNKKIKLMGLNRHQSYPYNGYAMPKRVQEKDADILKHECHVNLVRTAHYPQSVHFLNRCDEIGLLVFEEIPGWQHIGDEAWQKIAINHVGEMIQRDWNHPSIILWGVRINESMDNDAFYQQTNDAAKLYDTTRQTGGVRCIENSALLEDVYTMNDFVHDGHDMVLRNQQDVTHLDHQVPYLVTEYNGHMYPTKKFDQEERQMEHVLRHLRVQNASYAMDNVSGAIGWCAFDYNTHKDFGSGDKICYHGVMDMFRTKKFAAYAYGSQVSPDVEPVLQPVTFWARGERSIGGVLPLVILTNCDYIEFKYGDFPAKKIYPSKSMFESLPYPPVIIDETIINPSEIGEWGMLWEDCDIIGFVDNKKVIEKKLAKSPLPTDLRIQADDSTLHAEEKDATRIVIEALDQYGNLMPFYNECIHLDLTGVGRIIGPEVLTLVGGSIAFWVETVNKKGSIDIHVSSMHFDKQTLSITVQ, encoded by the coding sequence ATGAGAGAAAAACTACGATTAAACAATAACTGGCAATATATCCCTAACTATATTGAAGGTATGGAAAAAGTAAAGCAATGGCAGAGCTATGAATTGGTTCATTTACCTCATAGCAATATTGAACTACCCTATCATTATTTTGATGAAAAGCTCTATCAATTTATATCCTGTTATCGTTTACCCATTCAAGTGGATAAGAAATATACCCATAAGATAGGTATCCTTCGATTTGAAGGTGTGATGGCCTATGCAAAAGTCTTTGTGAACGGTGATTATATAGGTGAACATAAAGGCGGCTATACCCCTTTTGAATTCGATATAAGTCATGCCTTAGTTTTTGGAAAAGAAAACATGTTAACGGTTATCGTGGATGCCACTGAAAGAGAAGATATTCCACCATTTGGGGGACAAATTGACTACTTAACCTATGGTGGTATCTATCGCCAAGTCAGCTTAACCTTCTACGATAAACTCTATATACAAAATGCTCAGATAAAAACCAATAAGCTCTACCAGGACAAGAAAGAGCTTGAAATAGATGTGTATACCCATAACCAAACAGCTTTGGAAACAGTGGGTGAATTCAAGTTGGTCATGACCGATGACCATAATCATGTGGTATATGAAGGAAATAAGCAACTGGATATTGGCAAAGATATTCAAAAAGGCCATTTGGTTTTTGAAGACATAACCGATATTCAATTATGGGATATACACAATCCTAAGTTATACACCGTAAGTCTAACACTTCTTGGTGATACGTATGAGGATACGTTTACAACAAAAATAGGCTTCAGAGAATGTAAGTTTAAGGAAGATGGATTTTACCTAAACAACAAAAAAATCAAATTAATGGGTCTTAACCGTCATCAATCCTATCCCTATAATGGCTATGCTATGCCAAAGCGGGTACAAGAGAAAGATGCTGACATACTGAAACATGAATGTCATGTGAACTTAGTGAGAACAGCTCATTATCCTCAATCCGTTCATTTTCTTAACCGCTGTGATGAAATCGGTTTATTAGTTTTTGAAGAGATACCTGGATGGCAGCATATTGGTGATGAAGCATGGCAAAAGATTGCCATTAACCATGTGGGAGAAATGATTCAAAGGGACTGGAATCACCCCTCCATTATTCTCTGGGGCGTGCGTATTAATGAATCAATGGATAACGATGCTTTCTATCAACAAACAAATGATGCAGCTAAATTATACGATACCACGCGACAAACGGGCGGTGTCAGGTGTATTGAAAACAGTGCATTATTAGAAGATGTGTATACCATGAATGATTTTGTACACGATGGCCATGACATGGTTCTTCGAAATCAACAGGATGTTACACATTTAGACCACCAAGTGCCTTACCTTGTGACAGAATACAATGGGCATATGTATCCCACCAAAAAATTTGACCAAGAAGAACGTCAAATGGAACATGTGTTACGGCACTTAAGGGTTCAAAATGCATCCTATGCCATGGACAATGTTTCTGGTGCTATTGGCTGGTGTGCCTTTGATTATAATACCCACAAAGATTTTGGCTCAGGTGATAAAATATGTTATCACGGTGTCATGGATATGTTTCGAACAAAGAAATTTGCTGCCTATGCTTATGGGTCTCAGGTTTCTCCTGATGTTGAACCTGTGTTACAGCCTGTTACCTTTTGGGCAAGAGGTGAGCGAAGTATAGGCGGGGTATTACCTTTGGTTATTTTAACAAATTGTGACTACATTGAATTCAAGTATGGCGACTTCCCAGCTAAGAAAATATACCCTTCAAAAAGCATGTTTGAAAGTCTCCCCTATCCACCGGTCATTATTGATGAAACCATTATCAATCCAAGTGAAATAGGGGAGTGGGGTATGCTATGGGAAGACTGTGACATAATCGGCTTTGTGGATAATAAAAAAGTCATAGAAAAAAAATTAGCCAAATCGCCCTTACCTACTGACCTTCGCATACAAGCAGATGATAGTACACTCCATGCAGAAGAAAAAGATGCTACACGCATTGTCATCGAAGCCTTAGACCAGTACGGCAATCTTATGCCTTTTTATAATGAATGCATTCATTTGGACCTAACAGGTGTAGGACGTATCATTGGACCTGAAGTATTAACCCTTGTAGGTGGTTCGATTGCTTTTTGGGTTGAAACCGTTAATAAAAAAGGAAGTATTGACATCCATGTATCTTCCATGCATTTTGATAAACAAACACTCTCTATAACGGTACAATAA
- a CDS encoding ABC transporter substrate-binding protein, protein MKKLCSMLVMIVLITALVGCGESADKKVDSSAADEGKITIWAWDPNFNIAIMEQAKEIYLKDNPKVEIEIVDYAKGDLEQKLHTNLASGTTEGLPDIVLIEDYNAQKYLQSYPGSFEDLTGKLKHSDFAPYKVGLMTLDEKVYGVPFDSGATGFYYRTDYLEQAGYSAADLENITWDQYIEIGKNVLDKTGKHMLALDANDGGLMRVMMNSAGSWYFDESGKLNVANNKAIQESARIYKELFDSGIAKPTSGWGEWVGALNTGDVASVTTGVWITGSVKAEASQSGLWAVAPTPRLDLPGAVNASNLGGSSWYVLSSSKSTKTAVDFLNTIYGSNVDFYQDILVNRGAVGSYIPSQSGSAYTKEDEYFGGQKVYSDFSEWMQKIPSISYGLYTYEADAAIFGVMPEIYNGGSIEEALKKAEEQVKSQMQ, encoded by the coding sequence ATGAAAAAATTATGTTCAATGTTAGTGATGATTGTTTTAATAACAGCCTTAGTTGGGTGTGGTGAAAGTGCAGATAAGAAGGTGGATAGCAGTGCAGCAGATGAAGGTAAAATCACCATATGGGCATGGGATCCAAACTTTAACATTGCAATTATGGAGCAAGCAAAAGAGATCTATCTAAAAGATAACCCAAAAGTTGAAATTGAAATTGTAGATTATGCTAAGGGTGACTTGGAGCAAAAATTACATACAAACTTGGCATCAGGTACCACAGAAGGTCTTCCAGATATTGTTTTAATTGAAGACTATAATGCACAAAAATATTTACAATCCTATCCTGGTAGTTTTGAAGACTTAACAGGAAAATTAAAGCACAGTGATTTTGCACCTTATAAAGTGGGTCTCATGACTCTTGATGAAAAAGTTTATGGTGTACCTTTTGACTCAGGTGCAACAGGTTTCTACTACCGAACTGATTATTTAGAGCAAGCAGGTTATTCCGCTGCTGATTTAGAAAATATAACATGGGATCAGTATATTGAGATTGGTAAAAATGTATTAGATAAAACAGGTAAGCATATGTTAGCTCTTGATGCCAATGACGGTGGTCTTATGCGTGTGATGATGAACTCAGCAGGTTCATGGTACTTTGATGAATCTGGAAAGCTTAACGTTGCCAATAACAAAGCCATTCAAGAATCAGCTAGAATCTATAAAGAATTGTTTGATTCAGGTATCGCTAAACCAACAAGTGGTTGGGGTGAATGGGTAGGCGCATTGAATACAGGGGATGTAGCTTCTGTAACAACAGGTGTATGGATTACAGGTTCTGTAAAAGCAGAAGCATCTCAATCTGGCTTATGGGCTGTAGCACCAACACCACGATTAGATTTACCTGGAGCGGTAAATGCATCTAATCTTGGCGGATCAAGCTGGTATGTTTTATCAAGCTCTAAGAGCACAAAAACAGCTGTAGACTTCTTAAATACCATTTATGGATCAAATGTAGATTTCTACCAAGATATCTTAGTGAATCGAGGCGCAGTTGGTTCCTACATTCCATCTCAATCCGGTTCAGCCTATACAAAGGAAGATGAATATTTTGGTGGTCAAAAAGTATATAGTGATTTTTCCGAATGGATGCAGAAAATTCCTTCCATCAGTTATGGTTTATACACATATGAAGCCGATGCAGCTATTTTTGGTGTGATGCCAGAAATATACAATGGTGGCTCCATTGAAGAAGCACTTAAGAAGGCAGAAGAACAAGTTAAATCTCAGATGCAGTAG
- a CDS encoding ROK family transcriptional regulator, producing the protein MKRRTTADKKLIKKINTNAILNVIKQKGPISRADIAKILALNPATISSNVNDLLQTRLIEEIGIGDSSGGRRPILLRVNSKENYIIGVHTELTHVNVGMINMDGDMQVKHVYPYPKAGRELTEKDMMTIIISGIKDILFKSNVDSDKIIGIGLGMHGLVNSEKGESIFAPAFNWHHISIKQILSETFDTDIIVDNDVRVMAIGEKWFGKAKKSDNFILINLSEGIGGALVINGKLYSGNTFGAGEIGHIQVTRQPYACKCGNTGCLTTVASEEGVVDRLKELISTKDYGVFHIERLDDLTIDKIYDAAFQKNPVVVKLLTETGGYIGRSIGSLINILNPEKVILTGPMLKVKAFLMDAIKASAASTSISDNYVETKITVSSIEEDLGVIGAATLIINNLFMGIDT; encoded by the coding sequence ATGAAAAGACGAACGACTGCTGATAAAAAATTAATCAAAAAAATCAATACCAATGCTATATTAAATGTTATTAAACAAAAAGGGCCCATTTCAAGAGCGGATATTGCAAAAATACTTGCATTAAATCCAGCAACCATATCAAGTAATGTAAATGATTTGCTTCAAACCAGATTAATTGAAGAAATCGGCATTGGTGATTCCAGTGGTGGAAGAAGACCTATTTTATTACGTGTGAATAGCAAGGAGAATTATATCATTGGTGTGCATACAGAGCTTACACATGTAAATGTTGGCATGATTAACATGGATGGTGACATGCAGGTGAAACACGTTTATCCCTATCCAAAAGCAGGTCGTGAGTTAACGGAAAAGGATATGATGACCATCATTATTAGTGGTATTAAAGACATCCTGTTCAAGTCCAATGTGGATTCGGATAAAATTATTGGTATCGGTTTGGGGATGCATGGTTTAGTCAACTCTGAAAAAGGTGAGTCCATCTTTGCACCTGCTTTTAATTGGCACCATATCTCCATTAAGCAAATTTTAAGTGAAACCTTTGATACGGATATCATCGTGGATAACGATGTTCGTGTGATGGCCATAGGTGAAAAGTGGTTTGGAAAAGCTAAGAAAAGTGACAACTTTATTTTAATAAATCTAAGTGAAGGTATTGGTGGAGCTTTAGTCATCAACGGTAAACTGTATTCTGGTAATACATTTGGTGCAGGGGAGATTGGGCATATTCAAGTAACCCGTCAACCCTATGCATGTAAATGTGGTAACACAGGATGTTTAACAACTGTAGCCAGCGAAGAAGGTGTGGTTGACCGGTTGAAAGAGCTTATAAGTACCAAGGATTATGGGGTATTTCATATTGAGCGTTTAGATGATTTAACCATTGATAAAATATATGATGCGGCTTTTCAAAAGAATCCTGTGGTGGTGAAACTATTAACCGAAACAGGCGGTTACATTGGACGAAGTATTGGTTCCCTTATTAACATACTTAATCCAGAAAAAGTGATTTTAACAGGACCCATGCTAAAAGTTAAAGCATTTTTAATGGATGCCATTAAAGCATCAGCTGCTTCAACAAGCATATCGGATAATTATGTGGAGACAAAAATAACCGTATCATCCATTGAAGAAGACTTGGGTGTTATTGGTGCGGCAACATTAATTATTAACAACTTATTTATGGGAATAGATACCTAA
- a CDS encoding DUF4491 family protein — protein MNFTGVFHGIMVFLLIGLFHPIVIKAEYYLGRKSIGLFVVLGIITLGLALVVQNITGSTVLATFAFCCFWSIKEVIEQEQRVLEGRFPRNPNRVYKIGNNNKVV, from the coding sequence ATGAATTTTACTGGCGTGTTTCATGGTATTATGGTATTCTTACTTATCGGGTTATTTCACCCTATTGTTATCAAGGCGGAGTATTATTTAGGTCGAAAAAGTATTGGTTTATTTGTGGTATTAGGCATCATAACCCTTGGTTTAGCCTTAGTGGTGCAAAACATTACCGGTTCTACAGTGCTGGCCACTTTTGCTTTTTGTTGTTTTTGGAGTATAAAAGAAGTTATTGAACAGGAACAGAGGGTATTAGAAGGCAGATTTCCACGTAATCCCAATCGGGTATATAAAATAGGGAATAACAATAAGGTAGTCTAA
- a CDS encoding carbohydrate ABC transporter permease produces the protein MHRRHQHKRRKNFYQMYGWLFILIALVLVGLFNIYPVINSLILSTMSGKGVVYSFNGLGNIKRLFSDTVFQTALKNTFIFFIFQVPIMLSLALLIASLLNDKKLKFKGFFRTAIFLPCVTSLVAYSILFKSMFGYDGIINVVLMNLHVIREPIAWLSDPLWAKVTVIIAITWRWTGYNMIFYLAGLQNIDPAIYEAAEIDGAGSFKRFKSITVPMLKPIILFTSIMSTIGTLQLFDEVVNLTSGGASTSSLNATLTLSQYIYDLSFKYVPNFGYAATVSYIIVLIIAVLAFIQFRLGGDRDEKN, from the coding sequence ATGCATCGGAGGCATCAGCATAAAAGGAGAAAAAATTTCTATCAAATGTACGGGTGGTTATTTATACTCATTGCATTGGTTCTTGTTGGCCTATTCAATATATACCCGGTGATTAATTCACTGATATTGTCTACAATGAGTGGCAAAGGTGTTGTCTATTCATTCAATGGGTTAGGTAATATTAAGCGATTATTTTCAGATACCGTCTTTCAAACAGCTTTAAAAAACACATTTATTTTCTTTATCTTTCAAGTGCCCATTATGTTAAGTTTGGCACTGTTAATTGCATCACTTTTGAATGATAAAAAACTAAAGTTTAAAGGATTCTTCCGCACAGCAATATTTTTACCCTGTGTTACCTCATTAGTTGCCTATTCCATTTTATTTAAAAGTATGTTTGGGTATGATGGGATTATTAATGTTGTACTGATGAATTTACATGTGATAAGAGAACCAATAGCTTGGCTTTCGGACCCTTTATGGGCAAAAGTAACCGTTATTATTGCTATTACATGGCGGTGGACGGGATACAATATGATCTTTTACTTAGCCGGCCTACAGAACATCGACCCGGCTATTTATGAGGCAGCAGAAATTGATGGGGCTGGAAGTTTTAAGCGATTCAAATCCATTACGGTTCCTATGCTAAAACCCATCATATTGTTTACTTCCATTATGTCCACCATTGGTACGTTACAATTATTTGATGAGGTGGTTAACTTAACCAGTGGTGGTGCATCCACGTCTTCACTGAATGCTACCCTTACTCTATCCCAATATATTTACGACCTATCCTTTAAATATGTACCTAATTTTGGTTATGCAGCCACGGTTTCCTATATCATTGTATTGATTATAGCTGTTTTAGCCTTTATTCAATTTAGATTAGGAGGTGATCGCGATGAAAAGAATTAA
- a CDS encoding GNAT family N-acetyltransferase, whose translation MCNELMRFQQSKATITPERFDGMSFETRMIPSMESAVENYLMIVRDKENIVGYVYCNISEKEVYDNDFATFFDMASVSKEHVGCLSQFYIKEGYRGAGIGSVLFEKAMAWLTSFDTIEDIFIYVSNGNDDALQFYQNKGFQVTHQILDGFITVLRNVPNLSFHEENRK comes from the coding sequence ATGTGCAATGAACTGATGCGTTTTCAACAGTCAAAAGCTACCATAACACCTGAACGATTTGATGGCATGTCCTTTGAAACAAGAATGATACCTTCTATGGAAAGTGCTGTAGAAAACTATCTGATGATTGTTAGAGATAAGGAGAATATCGTTGGTTATGTCTATTGCAATATTTCTGAGAAAGAGGTATACGATAATGATTTTGCAACGTTTTTTGATATGGCATCCGTTAGCAAGGAACATGTAGGATGTCTATCCCAATTTTATATAAAAGAGGGATACCGGGGTGCAGGTATTGGCAGCGTGTTATTTGAAAAGGCCATGGCATGGCTGACATCTTTTGATACCATTGAAGATATATTTATCTACGTATCCAATGGTAATGATGATGCTCTGCAGTTCTATCAAAACAAAGGGTTTCAGGTGACCCACCAGATACTGGATGGTTTTATTACCGTATTAAGAAATGTTCCCAACCTTAGTTTTCATGAGGAAAATAGGAAGTAA
- a CDS encoding YbaN family protein, with translation MIKKVILIMAGFIALALGIIGIMLPLLPTTPLLLLAAGCFIKSSKRLYTWLVHHKTLGPYVYNYLELRAISKNTKIIAISSMWLSLIITMIVINKAFMCYMLFFVGVGASIYILSLNNVEKVNCKERE, from the coding sequence ATGATTAAAAAAGTAATCTTAATCATGGCTGGTTTCATTGCTCTTGCACTAGGGATTATAGGCATTATGTTGCCACTACTACCAACAACACCCTTATTGCTGTTAGCTGCCGGTTGCTTTATTAAAAGCTCCAAAAGGCTATATACATGGCTAGTTCATCATAAAACATTGGGACCTTATGTCTATAATTATTTAGAATTAAGAGCCATAAGTAAAAATACGAAGATTATTGCCATATCATCCATGTGGTTATCCCTTATTATCACCATGATTGTTATCAATAAGGCATTCATGTGCTATATGTTATTTTTTGTAGGTGTGGGCGCAAGCATCTATATATTATCGTTAAATAATGTAGAAAAAGTTAACTGCAAGGAAAGAGAATAA